The following proteins are co-located in the Salvelinus fontinalis isolate EN_2023a chromosome 29, ASM2944872v1, whole genome shotgun sequence genome:
- the LOC129827848 gene encoding ETS-related transcription factor Elf-2-like isoform X1 — translation MTSVVVADGGGNMVEYVTVMEETEQSEEGEVVQEIVETVIGEDGEEYPAVVVEEVPSAQVEQCYAAQVLVYDDGTYLMQDVGDEQEVVTEVVETVEVSSHGGAMCFDKTFEAAEALLHMDSPSSFHGDRNNTVEDVMMETVVEVSTECEPIEEDSFPIPPDYEPPSAKKKKGGRRSKIQQLQPDTNCTIDLGIRKRPREGKGSTTYLWEFLLDLLQDKNTCPRYIKWMQRDKGIFKLVDSKAVSKLWGKHKNKPDMNYETMGRALRYYYQRGILAKVEGQRLAYQFKDMPKNIRVIDDDGDEEGEECEGEPSEHHRAVQTLTLDPATSTQTKQSYVTVVPTASGNRTMRLAMPMVMTTTLGQMTLNSSTVFTTQAPITLGNAHASGPKLVIQTLPTMMPSGAKSGEKITIITIPAAQLAQLTQGNLSAQLSGQLAQLIQAKPVTQLIQAKPVTQLIQAKPVTQLIQAKPVTQLIQAKPVTQLVQAKPVTQLVQAKPVTQLVQAKPVTQLVQAKPVTQLVQAKPVTQLVQAEPVTQLVQAEPVTQLVQAEPVTQLVQAKPATLQIMQKPAPPLILAKPVTQPPNQQLPAASPVGIPQPPPSTAITTPVPTPTTPPVKEAISPPTALPESTPSPPSASTEPSQSSPEGPSASESAQNPVAPES, via the exons ATGACCTCTGTTGTGGTGGCAGATGGTGGAGGGAATATGGTGGAGTACGTCACTGTCATGGAAGAGACTGAGCAG agtgaggagggggaggtggtgcAGGAGATAGTGGAGACAGTAAtaggggaggatggggaggagtaTCCtgcggtggtggtggaggaggttccCAGTGCCCAGGTGGAGCAGTGCTACGCTGCCCAGGTGCTGGTCTACGATGACGGGACCTACCTGATGCAGGACGTGGGAGATGAGCAGGAGGTGGTCACAGAGGTGGTGGAGACAG TAGAGGTGTCATCACATGGGGGCGCCATGTGCTTTGATAAGACCTTCGAAGCAGCCGAGGCCCTTCTTCACATGGACTCCCCTAGCAGTTTCCATGGAGACCGCAACAACACAG tggaggACGTGATGATGGAGACTGTGGTGGAGGTGTCTACAGAGTGTGAGCCCATTGAGGAGGACAGCTTCCCTATACCCCCCGACTACGAGCCTCCCTCTGCCAAGAAGAAGAAAG GGGGAAGGAGGTCGAAGATACAACAGCTTCAGCCTGACACCAACTGCACCATTGACCTGGGGATCAGGAAGAGACCCAGAGAGGGAAAAG GGAGCACCACCTACCTATGGGAGTTCCTGTTGGATCTCCTCCAGGACAAGAACACCTGTCCCAGGTACATCAAGTGGATGCAGCGGGACAAGGGCATCTTCAAACTGGTGGACTCCAAGGCGGTTTCCAAACTGTGGGGCAAACACAAGAACAAACCTGACATGAACTACGAGACCATGGGCCGGGCACTCAG GTATTACTACCAGCGGGGGATATTAGCGAAGGTGGAGGGTCAGAGACTGGCTTACCAGTTTAAAGACATGCCCAAGAACATCAGGGTGATCGACGATGACGGGGATGAAGAGGGCGAGGAGTGTGAGGGGGAACCCTCTGAGCACCACCGGGCGGTCCAGACCCTGACCCTTGACCCTGCCACCTCCACCCAGACAAAGCAGAGCTACGTCACTGTCGTCCCCACTGCGTCCGGCAACAG GACCATGCGTTTGGCCATGCCCATGGTCATGACAACGACGCTGGGTCAGATGACCCTCAACTCCTCCACCGTCTTCACCACCCAGGCTCCCATCACCCTGGGCAACGCCCATGCCAGCGGGCCCAAGCTGGTGATCCAGACCCTGCCCACCATGATGCCCTCCGGGGCCAAGAGCGGAGAGAagatcaccatcatcaccatccctGCGGCCCAGCTAGCTCAGCTAACGCAGGGAAACCTCTCAGCCCAGCTCTCAGGCCAGCTAGCTCAGCTCATACAGGCCAAACCAGTCACCCAGCTCATACAGGCTAAACCAGTCACCCAGCTCATACAGGCCAAACCAGTCACCCAGCTCATACAGGCCAAACCAGTCACCCAGCTCATACAGGCCAAACCAGTCACCCAGCTCGTGCAGGCCAAACCAGTCACCCAGCTCGTGCAGGCCAAACCAGTCACCCAGCTCGTGCAGGCCAAACCAGTCACCCAGCTCGTGCAGGCCAAACCAGTCACCCAGCTCGTGCAGGCCAAACCAGTCACCCAGCTCGTGCAGGCCGAACCAGTCACCCAGCTCGTGCAGGCCGAACCAGTCACCCAGCTCGTGCAGGCCGAACCAGTCACCCAGCTCGTGCAGGCTAAACCCGCCACGCTCCAGATAATGCAGAAACCAGCCCCTCCGCTCATACTGGCAAAGCCTGTGACACAGCCCCCCAACCAGCAGCTACCTGCGGCCTCCCCTGTAGGTATACCACAGCCCCCTCCCTCCACTGCCATCACCACCCCTGTACCAACCCCCACTACACCCCCTGTAAAAGAGGCCATCTCACCCCCCACAGCCCTCCCAGAGTCCACCCCATCCCCTCCTTCAGCGAGCACGGAGCCCTCCCAGTCCAGCCCGGAGGGCCCCTCTGCCTCGGAGTCGGCACAGAACCCAGTGGCCCCTGAATCTTGA
- the LOC129827258 gene encoding uncharacterized protein LOC129827258, with protein MRMVLKHSVPVIVVQSHCSCVAGSALCNRLVALLYQTAHYSQLNIPAAPPVHSCTDTEQRWHKPRTLGVKPGPVDGIEFCKPTNLCADGIRSSLYKALNRYMPDMDLLRVSETYSNFSPLTAPLVTTMEMSADVPLVESAFGPVQAGSVLSYQLPQPKTREIVKIADAPSPPILPLDGYRLQASQCACVLSHQEQFHQGIRDNLRDVTQSRGCYKAAEQQPGMASAQENENNILSFPRGLPCPGRDLS; from the exons ATGAGG ATGGTGTTAAAGCACTCCGTACCAGTGATAGTGGTCCAAAGCCACTGCTCCTGTGTTGCAGGAAGTGCTCTGTGCAATCGTCTAGTGGCCCTTCTTTACCAGACAGCGCACTACTCTCAACTAAACATTCCTGCTGCACCACCAGTTCACAGCTGCACAGACACAGAACAGCGTTGGCACAAGCCAAGAACACTT GGTGTGAAACCAGGTCCGGTTGATGGGATAGAGTTCTGTAAACCTACCAACTTGTGTGCTGATGGAATAAG AAGTTCTCTCTACAAAGCACTCAATAGATACATGCCTGACATGGACCTTCTCCGCGTCTCAGAAACGTATTCCAACTTTTCTCCACTTACTGCCCCTCTTGTGACAACAATGGAAATGTCAGCTGACGTGCCCCTGGTTGAGTCCGCCTTTGGGCCAGTGCAAGCCGGCAGTGTTCTGTCCTATCAGCTTCCACAGCCAAAGACCCGTGAAATTGTGAAGATTGCCGATGCCCCTTCTCCACCAATACTTCCATTAGATGGCTACAGGCTTCAGGCTTCCCAGTGTGCTTGCGTCCTTAGCCATCAGGAGCAGTTCCACCAAGGCATTAGAGACAACCTACGAGATGTCACACAAAGTCGAGGTTGCTACAAGGCGGCAGAGCAGCAGCCCGGAATGGCATCAGCTCAGGAAAATGAGAATAACATCCTCTCGTTTCCGAGAGGTTTGCCATGTCCGGGGAGAGACCTCAGCTGA
- the LOC129827848 gene encoding ETS-related transcription factor Elf-2-like isoform X2, producing MTSVVVADGGGNMVEYVTVMEETEQSEEGEVVQEIVETVIGEDGEEYPAVVVEEVPSAQVEQCYAAQVLVYDDGTYLMQDVGDEQEVVTEVVETEVSSHGGAMCFDKTFEAAEALLHMDSPSSFHGDRNNTVEDVMMETVVEVSTECEPIEEDSFPIPPDYEPPSAKKKKGGRRSKIQQLQPDTNCTIDLGIRKRPREGKGSTTYLWEFLLDLLQDKNTCPRYIKWMQRDKGIFKLVDSKAVSKLWGKHKNKPDMNYETMGRALRYYYQRGILAKVEGQRLAYQFKDMPKNIRVIDDDGDEEGEECEGEPSEHHRAVQTLTLDPATSTQTKQSYVTVVPTASGNRTMRLAMPMVMTTTLGQMTLNSSTVFTTQAPITLGNAHASGPKLVIQTLPTMMPSGAKSGEKITIITIPAAQLAQLTQGNLSAQLSGQLAQLIQAKPVTQLIQAKPVTQLIQAKPVTQLIQAKPVTQLIQAKPVTQLVQAKPVTQLVQAKPVTQLVQAKPVTQLVQAKPVTQLVQAKPVTQLVQAEPVTQLVQAEPVTQLVQAEPVTQLVQAKPATLQIMQKPAPPLILAKPVTQPPNQQLPAASPVGIPQPPPSTAITTPVPTPTTPPVKEAISPPTALPESTPSPPSASTEPSQSSPEGPSASESAQNPVAPES from the exons ATGACCTCTGTTGTGGTGGCAGATGGTGGAGGGAATATGGTGGAGTACGTCACTGTCATGGAAGAGACTGAGCAG agtgaggagggggaggtggtgcAGGAGATAGTGGAGACAGTAAtaggggaggatggggaggagtaTCCtgcggtggtggtggaggaggttccCAGTGCCCAGGTGGAGCAGTGCTACGCTGCCCAGGTGCTGGTCTACGATGACGGGACCTACCTGATGCAGGACGTGGGAGATGAGCAGGAGGTGGTCACAGAGGTGGTGGAGACAG AGGTGTCATCACATGGGGGCGCCATGTGCTTTGATAAGACCTTCGAAGCAGCCGAGGCCCTTCTTCACATGGACTCCCCTAGCAGTTTCCATGGAGACCGCAACAACACAG tggaggACGTGATGATGGAGACTGTGGTGGAGGTGTCTACAGAGTGTGAGCCCATTGAGGAGGACAGCTTCCCTATACCCCCCGACTACGAGCCTCCCTCTGCCAAGAAGAAGAAAG GGGGAAGGAGGTCGAAGATACAACAGCTTCAGCCTGACACCAACTGCACCATTGACCTGGGGATCAGGAAGAGACCCAGAGAGGGAAAAG GGAGCACCACCTACCTATGGGAGTTCCTGTTGGATCTCCTCCAGGACAAGAACACCTGTCCCAGGTACATCAAGTGGATGCAGCGGGACAAGGGCATCTTCAAACTGGTGGACTCCAAGGCGGTTTCCAAACTGTGGGGCAAACACAAGAACAAACCTGACATGAACTACGAGACCATGGGCCGGGCACTCAG GTATTACTACCAGCGGGGGATATTAGCGAAGGTGGAGGGTCAGAGACTGGCTTACCAGTTTAAAGACATGCCCAAGAACATCAGGGTGATCGACGATGACGGGGATGAAGAGGGCGAGGAGTGTGAGGGGGAACCCTCTGAGCACCACCGGGCGGTCCAGACCCTGACCCTTGACCCTGCCACCTCCACCCAGACAAAGCAGAGCTACGTCACTGTCGTCCCCACTGCGTCCGGCAACAG GACCATGCGTTTGGCCATGCCCATGGTCATGACAACGACGCTGGGTCAGATGACCCTCAACTCCTCCACCGTCTTCACCACCCAGGCTCCCATCACCCTGGGCAACGCCCATGCCAGCGGGCCCAAGCTGGTGATCCAGACCCTGCCCACCATGATGCCCTCCGGGGCCAAGAGCGGAGAGAagatcaccatcatcaccatccctGCGGCCCAGCTAGCTCAGCTAACGCAGGGAAACCTCTCAGCCCAGCTCTCAGGCCAGCTAGCTCAGCTCATACAGGCCAAACCAGTCACCCAGCTCATACAGGCTAAACCAGTCACCCAGCTCATACAGGCCAAACCAGTCACCCAGCTCATACAGGCCAAACCAGTCACCCAGCTCATACAGGCCAAACCAGTCACCCAGCTCGTGCAGGCCAAACCAGTCACCCAGCTCGTGCAGGCCAAACCAGTCACCCAGCTCGTGCAGGCCAAACCAGTCACCCAGCTCGTGCAGGCCAAACCAGTCACCCAGCTCGTGCAGGCCAAACCAGTCACCCAGCTCGTGCAGGCCGAACCAGTCACCCAGCTCGTGCAGGCCGAACCAGTCACCCAGCTCGTGCAGGCCGAACCAGTCACCCAGCTCGTGCAGGCTAAACCCGCCACGCTCCAGATAATGCAGAAACCAGCCCCTCCGCTCATACTGGCAAAGCCTGTGACACAGCCCCCCAACCAGCAGCTACCTGCGGCCTCCCCTGTAGGTATACCACAGCCCCCTCCCTCCACTGCCATCACCACCCCTGTACCAACCCCCACTACACCCCCTGTAAAAGAGGCCATCTCACCCCCCACAGCCCTCCCAGAGTCCACCCCATCCCCTCCTTCAGCGAGCACGGAGCCCTCCCAGTCCAGCCCGGAGGGCCCCTCTGCCTCGGAGTCGGCACAGAACCCAGTGGCCCCTGAATCTTGA